One Peterkaempfera bronchialis DNA window includes the following coding sequences:
- a CDS encoding chorismate-binding protein, which translates to MSGTTPRRPAADPGLPPLARFGDRIATGLRDVTRDPAALDSAGFWAVVADFEGRTTCARFDRVRPATAPPPTAGWCGPARTAWTSSLDRAAYTAGVRSIRERIATGEVYQANLCRVLSAPLPDPARSDVDALTGRLALGNPAPYAGTIRLPAHGVEVATASPELYLRRSGRTVLSGPIKGTGRTEADLLEKDHAENVMIVDLVRNDLGRVCATGTVTVPDLCAVEKHPGLVHLVSTVQGTLRPDAGWPELLAATFPPGSVTGAPKSSALRIIEALETAPRGPYCGAVGWVDADRGEAELAVGIRTFWIDRTAPGGPAVRFGTGAGITWGSDPEREWDETELKASRLLAVASDTEEPI; encoded by the coding sequence GTGTCCGGCACCACCCCCCGACGTCCCGCCGCCGACCCCGGGCTGCCTCCGCTGGCGCGCTTCGGCGACCGGATCGCGACCGGCCTGCGCGATGTGACCCGCGACCCGGCGGCCCTCGACTCGGCCGGCTTCTGGGCCGTGGTGGCGGACTTCGAGGGGCGTACGACCTGCGCCCGCTTCGACCGGGTCCGGCCTGCCACCGCCCCGCCGCCGACCGCAGGCTGGTGCGGGCCCGCCCGCACCGCGTGGACCAGTTCCCTGGACCGCGCCGCCTACACCGCAGGCGTACGCAGCATCCGCGAGCGCATCGCGACCGGCGAGGTCTACCAGGCCAACCTGTGCCGGGTGCTCTCCGCGCCGCTGCCCGACCCCGCCCGGTCCGATGTGGACGCGCTCACCGGTCGGCTGGCCCTGGGCAACCCCGCCCCCTATGCAGGAACGATTCGCCTCCCGGCCCACGGCGTGGAGGTGGCCACCGCCTCACCCGAGCTCTATCTGCGCCGCAGCGGACGCACCGTGCTCTCCGGCCCCATCAAGGGCACCGGCCGTACCGAGGCCGACCTGCTGGAGAAGGACCACGCCGAGAATGTGATGATCGTCGACCTGGTCCGCAACGACCTCGGACGGGTCTGCGCCACCGGCACCGTCACCGTCCCCGACCTGTGCGCCGTGGAGAAGCACCCCGGCCTGGTCCACCTGGTCTCCACCGTGCAGGGCACCCTGCGCCCGGACGCCGGCTGGCCCGAACTGCTTGCCGCGACCTTCCCGCCCGGCTCCGTCACCGGCGCTCCCAAGTCCAGCGCACTGCGGATCATCGAGGCACTGGAGACCGCCCCCCGAGGCCCCTACTGCGGCGCCGTCGGCTGGGTCGACGCCGACCGAGGCGAGGCGGAACTCGCCGTCGGCATCCGCACCTTCTGGATCGACCGCACCGCCCCCGGGGGCCCGGCCGTCCGCTTCGGCACCGGCGCCGGCATCACCTGGGGCTCCGACCCCGAGCGCGAGTGGGACGAGACCGAACTCAAGGCATCCCGGCTGCTGGCGGTAGCGTCGGACACGGAGGAGCCCATCTGA
- a CDS encoding aminotransferase class IV: MIWVNGSLVDPGDAAVSVLDHGLTVGDGVFETVKAVDGRPFALTRHLDRLARSAVGLGLPAPDRDLVRRGCEEVLRANPMPFARLRITYTGGLSPLGSDRGDSAPTLVVALGTASPRPDTTAAVTVEWTRNERSAVVGLKSTSYAENVVALAHARQYGASEAIFGNTLGRLCEGTGSNIFVVLGSRLVTPPLASGCLAGITRALVVEWLAAEEADLPLSVLHEADEIFLTSSLRDVQAVSRIDGRDLPGAPGPVTAKAMAVFAERSADDIDP, encoded by the coding sequence ATGATCTGGGTCAACGGTTCCCTGGTGGACCCCGGGGACGCCGCCGTCTCCGTGCTCGACCACGGCCTCACCGTCGGCGACGGCGTCTTCGAGACGGTCAAGGCCGTCGACGGGCGCCCCTTCGCGCTCACCCGCCACCTCGACCGGCTCGCCCGCTCCGCAGTCGGCCTCGGCCTGCCCGCACCCGACCGCGACCTGGTCCGGCGGGGCTGCGAGGAGGTGCTGCGCGCCAACCCGATGCCCTTCGCCCGGCTCCGGATCACCTACACCGGTGGCCTCTCCCCGCTGGGCTCCGACCGTGGCGACTCCGCCCCCACCCTGGTCGTCGCCCTCGGCACCGCCTCGCCGCGCCCCGACACCACCGCTGCGGTCACCGTCGAGTGGACCCGCAACGAGCGCAGCGCCGTGGTCGGCCTCAAGTCCACCTCGTACGCCGAGAATGTGGTCGCCCTCGCCCACGCCCGCCAGTACGGAGCCTCCGAGGCGATCTTCGGCAACACCCTGGGCCGGCTCTGCGAAGGCACCGGCTCCAACATCTTCGTGGTCCTCGGCAGCCGGCTGGTCACCCCGCCGCTGGCCTCCGGCTGCCTCGCCGGGATCACCCGGGCCCTGGTCGTGGAGTGGCTTGCCGCCGAGGAGGCCGACCTGCCGCTCTCGGTGCTGCACGAGGCGGACGAGATCTTCCTGACCTCCAGCCTGCGTGACGTCCAGGCCGTGTCCCGCATCGACGGGCGCGACCTGCCCGGCGCCCCCGGCCCGGTCACCGCCAAGGCCATGGCCGTCTTCGCCGAGCGCAGCGCCGACGACATCGACCCCTGA
- a CDS encoding GNAT family N-acetyltransferase, with translation MTTTLRPDGPEEPLPGGGRTRSFAVCANGRPVGALCVTAHGGPAGLTGWITRLEITEGRRRGRGTIAVLAAEEVLRGWGCTRVDVSIPEECEAALRLASALGYRERMRQMAKHLTEQPPPLPAGLTGRPIDAAAFPAWLAEEKRGYVDELVGTGLSEQQAREKSEADHRALLPDGPDTRDTALRFLVPAQPADAEPLGSLWVQQGGRPGPDGDLAWVFSVEVAEHARGRGYGRALMHLAERECLAAGVHDLGLNVFFDNEVAIGLYTSLGYRITQRTFGKPLL, from the coding sequence ATGACCACCACGCTGCGCCCCGACGGGCCCGAGGAGCCGCTGCCCGGCGGAGGCCGCACCAGGAGCTTCGCGGTCTGTGCCAACGGCCGCCCGGTCGGCGCCCTGTGCGTCACCGCCCACGGCGGCCCGGCCGGCCTCACCGGCTGGATCACCCGCCTGGAGATCACCGAAGGACGGCGGCGCGGCCGGGGCACCATCGCCGTCCTGGCCGCCGAGGAGGTACTGCGCGGCTGGGGCTGCACCCGCGTCGACGTCTCCATCCCCGAGGAGTGCGAGGCGGCGCTGCGGTTGGCGTCCGCCCTCGGCTACCGGGAGCGGATGCGCCAAATGGCCAAGCACCTCACCGAGCAGCCGCCCCCGCTCCCGGCCGGACTGACGGGGCGGCCCATCGACGCCGCAGCCTTCCCGGCCTGGCTCGCCGAAGAGAAGCGGGGCTACGTCGACGAACTCGTCGGCACCGGCCTCAGCGAGCAGCAGGCCCGGGAGAAGTCCGAGGCCGACCACCGGGCGCTGCTCCCCGACGGACCGGACACCCGGGACACCGCACTGCGGTTCCTGGTGCCCGCCCAGCCCGCCGACGCCGAACCGCTCGGCAGCCTCTGGGTACAGCAGGGCGGCCGCCCGGGGCCCGACGGCGACCTCGCCTGGGTGTTCTCGGTGGAGGTCGCCGAGCACGCCCGAGGCCGTGGCTACGGGCGTGCCCTGATGCACCTGGCCGAGCGGGAATGCCTGGCGGCCGGCGTCCACGACCTGGGACTCAATGTCTTCTTCGACAACGAGGTGGCCATCGGCCTGTACACCTCGCTCGGCTACCGGATCACCCAGCGGACCTTCGGCAAGCCGCTGCTCTGA
- a CDS encoding DsbA family protein — MTDGSLPRLELWCELQCPDCRTALDDIRALRAAYGDALTVELRHFPLEKHKHAFAAAQAAEEAFVQGRGWPFVEAVLARVEELDRRGEALLLEVARELGLDAEEMDTALVDGRHTLVVDADQAEGKAIGVTGTPTYVVAGERLDGGKSQQGLRERIVAVLERHRAG; from the coding sequence ATGACCGACGGTTCCCTGCCCCGCCTTGAGCTGTGGTGCGAGTTGCAGTGCCCCGACTGCCGCACCGCCCTGGACGACATCCGCGCACTGCGCGCCGCCTACGGCGACGCCCTCACCGTGGAGCTGCGCCACTTCCCGCTGGAGAAGCACAAGCACGCCTTCGCCGCCGCCCAGGCCGCCGAGGAGGCGTTTGTACAGGGCCGGGGGTGGCCGTTTGTGGAGGCGGTGCTCGCCCGGGTGGAGGAGCTGGACCGGCGCGGCGAGGCGCTGCTGCTGGAGGTCGCCCGGGAGTTGGGCCTGGACGCCGAGGAGATGGACACCGCGCTGGTGGACGGTCGGCACACCCTGGTCGTGGACGCGGACCAGGCGGAGGGCAAGGCCATCGGGGTCACCGGCACGCCGACGTATGTGGTCGCGGGTGAGCGGCTGGACGGCGGGAAGAGCCAGCAGGGGCTGCGCGAGCGGATCGTCGCCGTACTGGAGCGCCACCGGGCCGGCTGA